Proteins encoded together in one Pangasianodon hypophthalmus isolate fPanHyp1 chromosome 18, fPanHyp1.pri, whole genome shotgun sequence window:
- the LOC113532381 gene encoding protein bicaudal D homolog 1 isoform X3, which produces MAAGGEREETLEQYRAEVERLTHELAEANREKIRAAECGLVVLEENQTLKQQYADLEAEQDTLRQELEQLHEAFSQAYSTQRKVAEDGESNEEALLQESATKEAYYISRLLNQQTELKHSRSQASNTQAENERLSTILQELRENNEMMELQRSRMREEVREYKFREARLLQDYTELEEENITLQKLVSTLKQNQVEYEGLKHEIKVLEEETVLLNSQLEDALRLKDISESQLEEALNALKSEREQKNSLRKELAQHLTLCDGPFSSASAHLVALSSAPPSGSATPTAASSPGSEDGGKCNGLLLQGSAGKALGRLNGDFRGAGQRKQSDSMTPDLFSELHFTEIQKLKQQLQQVEQEKTSALNNLQECETQLRHTQSALTEQYERAQHLRQQVCTLHQQGSTTETGDEDKAEVEVKSPSWACDDLEHLGLELLQCKYKLAVTEVVSLNAELKELQERHKECVERASRAEEQAQVQLQTLKAQVACLECSCHEGREKEVALQRELKKANSSALECHSTLAAAQDELATFSEELAQLYHHVCMCNNETPNRVMLDYYRQGRTPPRATSTGLKAQDDHRVLLTPRLARRLAAINAATSSTSTPSDSQSPTESPSKDPLNSEESPVRTVLSSSAVSASSSSSSSSPAPDSPAGSDTRREPINLHHLTAIIHDQIKHLQKAVDHSLQLSRQRAAVRELAPLFDKEKEACMEEILKLKSLLSTKREQIATLRLVLKANKQTAEMALANLKSRYETEKSMVTDTMMKLRNELKALKEDAATFSSLRAMFATRCDEYVTQLDEMQRQLAAAEDEKKTLNSLLRMAIQQKLALTQRLEDLEFDHEQSRRPRMGKTAKLRTTSPKIVSSLLPHCRQLPNN; this is translated from the exons ATGGCTGCGGGTGGAGAGCGCGAGGAAACGCTGGAGCAGTACCGGGCCGAGGTGGAGCGGCTCACGCACGAGCTCGCCGAGGCTAACCGCGAGAAGATCCGTGCTGCTGAATGCGGACTTGTGGTGCTGGAGGAAAACCAGACCCTAAAGCAGCAGTACGCCGACCTCGAAGCCGAGCAGGACACTCTGAGACAGGAGCTGGAGCAGCTGCATGAG GCCTTTAGCCAGGCATACTCCACCCAGAGGAAGGTAGCAGAAGATGGTGAGAGCAACGAGGAAGCACTCCTACAGGAGTCGGCCACCAAGGAGGCGTATTACATAAGCCGTCTGCTGAATCAGCAGACTGAACTGAAGCACAGTCGCTCTCAGGCCTCCAACACGCAGGCAGAGAATGAAAGACTCAGCACCATCTTGCAGGAGCTTAGAGAG aACAATGAGATGATGGAGTTACAGAGGAGCAGGATGAGAGAAGAAGTGAGAGAGTATAAGTTTCGAGAGGCTCGACTGCTGCAGGATTACACCGAGCTTGAAGAGGAGAATATCACGCTGCAAAAATTGGTGTCCACACTCAAACAGAACCAG GTGGAGTATGAAGGCCTGAAACATGAGATCAAGGTCTTGGAGGAGGAGACAGTCTTGTTGAATAGCCAGTTAGAGGATGCATTGCGCCTGAAGGATATCTCAGAGAGTCAGCTGGAGGAGGCACTTAATGCTCTGAAGAGTGAACGTGAGCAAAAGAACAGCCTGCGTAAGGAGCTAGCCCAGCATCTCACCCTGTGTGACGGACCTTTCTCTTCAGCCAGTGCCCACCTGGTCGCCCTCAGCTCAGCGCCCCCGAGTGGCAGCGCCACCCCTACTGCTGCCAGTTCTCCGGGCAGCGAGGATGGTGGAAAATGCAATGGACTTCTGCTACAGGGTTCAGCTGGAAAAGCACTGGGCCGACTAAATGGGGACTTCAGGGGAGCAGGTCAGAGAAAACAGAGTGACTCCATGACCCCTGACCTCTTCAGTGAGCTTCATTTCACTGAGATTCAGAAACTTAAACAGCAACTGCAGCAG GTGGAGCAGGAAAAGACATCTGCACTGAATAACCTTCAGGAGTGTGAAACACAGTTACGACACACACAGTCTGCCCTGACTGAACAGTATGAGAGGGCGCAGCACCTCCGACAGCAAGTTTGTACGCTACACCAGCAGGGAAGCACCACGGAGACTGGTGATGAGGACAAGGCAGAGGTGGAGGTGAAGAGCCCTTCATGGGCATGTGATGACCTGGAGCACCTGGGTCTGGAGCTATTGCAATGTAAGTACAAATTAGCAGTGACAGAGGTGGTGAGCCTTAATGCCGAGCTGAAGGAGCTTCAGGAGAGGCATAAAGAGTGTGTGGAGCGGGCATCACGGGCAGAGGAACAAGCCCAGGTCCAGCTACAGACTCTCAAAGCACAGGTGGCTTGCCTGGAATGCAGCTGCCATGAGGGGAGGGAAAAGGAAGTAGCACTTCAGCGAGAGCTGAAGAAAGCTAATAGCTCTGCCTTGGAATGCCACAGCACCCTAGCTGCAGCCCAAGACGAGCTGGCCACCTTCAGTGAAGAACTGGCGCAGCTTTACCATCATGTCTGCATGTGCAACAATGAAACACCCAACCGTGTAATGCTGGATTATTACCGCCAGGGTCGGACCCCGCCACGTGCTACGTCCACAGGTCTTAAAGCACAGGATGACCACCGGGTCCTCTTGACACCGAGGCTGGCGCGCCGCCTGGCGGCTATCAATGCTGCCACATCTTCCACTTCAACGCCAAGTGACTCACAGAGCCCCACCGAGTCACCCTCCAAAGATCCCCTCAACTCAGAGGAGAGCCCAGTGCGCACAGTGCTGAGCTCATCCGCTGTCAGTGCCTCTTCGTCATCATCGTCCTCATCCCCAGCACCTGATTCGCCTGCGGGCTCAGACACCCGGCGGGAACCCATCAACCTCCACCACCTGACTGCCATTATCCACGATCAGATCAAGCATTTGCAGAAGGCTGTGGACCACTCACTGCAGCTGTCTCGCCAAAGAGCAGCCGTCCGTGAGCTTGCACCACTCTTCGACAAGGAAAAAGAGGCTTGTATGGAAGAAATTCTCAAACTTAAGTCCCTGCTGAGCACCAAGAGGGAGCAGATTGCCACTCTGCGCCTGGTGCTCAAAGCTAACAAACAG ACTGCAGAAATGGCTCTGGCGAACCTGAAAAGCAGGTATGAGACTGAGAAGAGCATGGTGACTGATACGATGATGAAGCTGCGTAATGAACTGAAGGCATTAAAAGAGGATGCTGCCACATTTTCCTCACTAAGAGCCATGTTTGCCACACG GTGCGATGAGTACGTAACTCAACTGGATGAGATGCAGAGGCAGCTTGCAGCAGCTGAGGATGAGAAGAAGACACTGAACTCCCTTCTCCGCATGGCCATTCAGCAAAAACTGGCACTAACGCAGCGTCTGGAGGACTTGGAGTTCGACCATGAGCAATCACGCCGCCCCCGCATGGGCAAGACGGCCAAATTGAGGACCACATCACCCAAA ATTGTCAGCAGTCTCCTGCCCCACTGTCGCCAACTTCCTAACAACTAA
- the LOC113532381 gene encoding protein bicaudal D homolog 1 isoform X1, which yields MAAGGEREETLEQYRAEVERLTHELAEANREKIRAAECGLVVLEENQTLKQQYADLEAEQDTLRQELEQLHEAFSQAYSTQRKVAEDGESNEEALLQESATKEAYYISRLLNQQTELKHSRSQASNTQAENERLSTILQELRENNEMMELQRSRMREEVREYKFREARLLQDYTELEEENITLQKLVSTLKQNQVEYEGLKHEIKVLEEETVLLNSQLEDALRLKDISESQLEEALNALKSEREQKNSLRKELAQHLTLCDGPFSSASAHLVALSSAPPSGSATPTAASSPGSEDGGKCNGLLLQGSAGKALGRLNGDFRGAGQRKQSDSMTPDLFSELHFTEIQKLKQQLQQVEQEKTSALNNLQECETQLRHTQSALTEQYERAQHLRQQVCTLHQQGSTTETGDEDKAEVEVKSPSWACDDLEHLGLELLQCKYKLAVTEVVSLNAELKELQERHKECVERASRAEEQAQVQLQTLKAQVACLECSCHEGREKEVALQRELKKANSSALECHSTLAAAQDELATFSEELAQLYHHVCMCNNETPNRVMLDYYRQGRTPPRATSTGLKAQDDHRVLLTPRLARRLAAINAATSSTSTPSDSQSPTESPSKDPLNSEESPVRTVLSSSAVSASSSSSSSSPAPDSPAGSDTRREPINLHHLTAIIHDQIKHLQKAVDHSLQLSRQRAAVRELAPLFDKEKEACMEEILKLKSLLSTKREQIATLRLVLKANKQTAEMALANLKSRYETEKSMVTDTMMKLRNELKALKEDAATFSSLRAMFATRCDEYVTQLDEMQRQLAAAEDEKKTLNSLLRMAIQQKLALTQRLEDLEFDHEQSRRPRMGKTAKLRTTSPKVSGTATLPLPDTSSTVAEAVAETSAISSPTLVTSLLSSDPGSPPSLEAPSSPASSFSSSWTPPVTPYRRGHTHWTVGMRAYVVEPHSYGVDIHTTSVSRTTSLARRYAIESLYSSGSLPPSPYRSPILGTYRSTWSSPRSRPLSTALTHSTHTTRYTSPSSSSYGPPYPRNYTSQHPRY from the exons ATGGCTGCGGGTGGAGAGCGCGAGGAAACGCTGGAGCAGTACCGGGCCGAGGTGGAGCGGCTCACGCACGAGCTCGCCGAGGCTAACCGCGAGAAGATCCGTGCTGCTGAATGCGGACTTGTGGTGCTGGAGGAAAACCAGACCCTAAAGCAGCAGTACGCCGACCTCGAAGCCGAGCAGGACACTCTGAGACAGGAGCTGGAGCAGCTGCATGAG GCCTTTAGCCAGGCATACTCCACCCAGAGGAAGGTAGCAGAAGATGGTGAGAGCAACGAGGAAGCACTCCTACAGGAGTCGGCCACCAAGGAGGCGTATTACATAAGCCGTCTGCTGAATCAGCAGACTGAACTGAAGCACAGTCGCTCTCAGGCCTCCAACACGCAGGCAGAGAATGAAAGACTCAGCACCATCTTGCAGGAGCTTAGAGAG aACAATGAGATGATGGAGTTACAGAGGAGCAGGATGAGAGAAGAAGTGAGAGAGTATAAGTTTCGAGAGGCTCGACTGCTGCAGGATTACACCGAGCTTGAAGAGGAGAATATCACGCTGCAAAAATTGGTGTCCACACTCAAACAGAACCAG GTGGAGTATGAAGGCCTGAAACATGAGATCAAGGTCTTGGAGGAGGAGACAGTCTTGTTGAATAGCCAGTTAGAGGATGCATTGCGCCTGAAGGATATCTCAGAGAGTCAGCTGGAGGAGGCACTTAATGCTCTGAAGAGTGAACGTGAGCAAAAGAACAGCCTGCGTAAGGAGCTAGCCCAGCATCTCACCCTGTGTGACGGACCTTTCTCTTCAGCCAGTGCCCACCTGGTCGCCCTCAGCTCAGCGCCCCCGAGTGGCAGCGCCACCCCTACTGCTGCCAGTTCTCCGGGCAGCGAGGATGGTGGAAAATGCAATGGACTTCTGCTACAGGGTTCAGCTGGAAAAGCACTGGGCCGACTAAATGGGGACTTCAGGGGAGCAGGTCAGAGAAAACAGAGTGACTCCATGACCCCTGACCTCTTCAGTGAGCTTCATTTCACTGAGATTCAGAAACTTAAACAGCAACTGCAGCAG GTGGAGCAGGAAAAGACATCTGCACTGAATAACCTTCAGGAGTGTGAAACACAGTTACGACACACACAGTCTGCCCTGACTGAACAGTATGAGAGGGCGCAGCACCTCCGACAGCAAGTTTGTACGCTACACCAGCAGGGAAGCACCACGGAGACTGGTGATGAGGACAAGGCAGAGGTGGAGGTGAAGAGCCCTTCATGGGCATGTGATGACCTGGAGCACCTGGGTCTGGAGCTATTGCAATGTAAGTACAAATTAGCAGTGACAGAGGTGGTGAGCCTTAATGCCGAGCTGAAGGAGCTTCAGGAGAGGCATAAAGAGTGTGTGGAGCGGGCATCACGGGCAGAGGAACAAGCCCAGGTCCAGCTACAGACTCTCAAAGCACAGGTGGCTTGCCTGGAATGCAGCTGCCATGAGGGGAGGGAAAAGGAAGTAGCACTTCAGCGAGAGCTGAAGAAAGCTAATAGCTCTGCCTTGGAATGCCACAGCACCCTAGCTGCAGCCCAAGACGAGCTGGCCACCTTCAGTGAAGAACTGGCGCAGCTTTACCATCATGTCTGCATGTGCAACAATGAAACACCCAACCGTGTAATGCTGGATTATTACCGCCAGGGTCGGACCCCGCCACGTGCTACGTCCACAGGTCTTAAAGCACAGGATGACCACCGGGTCCTCTTGACACCGAGGCTGGCGCGCCGCCTGGCGGCTATCAATGCTGCCACATCTTCCACTTCAACGCCAAGTGACTCACAGAGCCCCACCGAGTCACCCTCCAAAGATCCCCTCAACTCAGAGGAGAGCCCAGTGCGCACAGTGCTGAGCTCATCCGCTGTCAGTGCCTCTTCGTCATCATCGTCCTCATCCCCAGCACCTGATTCGCCTGCGGGCTCAGACACCCGGCGGGAACCCATCAACCTCCACCACCTGACTGCCATTATCCACGATCAGATCAAGCATTTGCAGAAGGCTGTGGACCACTCACTGCAGCTGTCTCGCCAAAGAGCAGCCGTCCGTGAGCTTGCACCACTCTTCGACAAGGAAAAAGAGGCTTGTATGGAAGAAATTCTCAAACTTAAGTCCCTGCTGAGCACCAAGAGGGAGCAGATTGCCACTCTGCGCCTGGTGCTCAAAGCTAACAAACAG ACTGCAGAAATGGCTCTGGCGAACCTGAAAAGCAGGTATGAGACTGAGAAGAGCATGGTGACTGATACGATGATGAAGCTGCGTAATGAACTGAAGGCATTAAAAGAGGATGCTGCCACATTTTCCTCACTAAGAGCCATGTTTGCCACACG GTGCGATGAGTACGTAACTCAACTGGATGAGATGCAGAGGCAGCTTGCAGCAGCTGAGGATGAGAAGAAGACACTGAACTCCCTTCTCCGCATGGCCATTCAGCAAAAACTGGCACTAACGCAGCGTCTGGAGGACTTGGAGTTCGACCATGAGCAATCACGCCGCCCCCGCATGGGCAAGACGGCCAAATTGAGGACCACATCACCCAAAGTAAGTGGAACAGCCACCTTGCCCCTTCCTGACACCTCGTCCACTGTTGCTGAGGCAGTTGCAGAAACCTCAGCTATCTCATCCCCTACCCTAGTCACTTCCTTGCTCTCCTCTGACCCAGGCAGTCCCCCCTCTCTGGAAGCCCCTTCCTCTCCTGCCTCatctttttcctcctcctgGACTCCCCCAGTTACGCCCTACAGGCGGGGCCACACACACTGGACGGTGGGTATGCGGGCATATGTGGTGGAGCCACACTCCTATGGTGTGGACATTCATACCACCAGTGTGTCCCGAACCACCAGCTTGGCCCGTCGCTATGCAATTGAGTCGCTCTATTCATCGGgttcactccctccctccccctaTCGTTCGCCCATCTTGGGCACTTATCGCTCCACCTGGAGCTCACCCAGATCTCGTCCACTCTCCACAGCCCTAACGCACTCCACCCACACAACCAGATACACCTCCCCATCTTCCTCCTCCTATGGCCCACCATACCCAAGAAATTACACTTCTCAGCACCCCCGATACTGA
- the LOC113532381 gene encoding protein bicaudal D homolog 1 isoform X2 has protein sequence MAAGGEREETLEQYRAEVERLTHELAEANREKIRAAECGLVVLEENQTLKQQYADLEAEQDTLRQELEQLHEAFSQAYSTQRKVAEDGESNEEALLQESATKEAYYISRLLNQQTELKHSRSQASNTQAENERLSTILQELRENNEMMELQRSRMREEVREYKFREARLLQDYTELEEENITLQKLVSTLKQNQVEYEGLKHEIKVLEEETVLLNSQLEDALRLKDISESQLEEALNALKSEREQKNSLRKELAQHLTLCDGPFSSASAHLVALSSAPPSGSATPTAASSPGSEDGGKCNGLLLQGSAGKALGRLNGDFRGAGQRKQSDSMTPDLFSELHFTEIQKLKQQLQQVEQEKTSALNNLQECETQLRHTQSALTEQYERAQHLRQQVCTLHQQGSTTETGDEDKAEVEVKSPSWACDDLEHLGLELLQCKYKLAVTEVVSLNAELKELQERHKECVERASRAEEQAQVQLQTLKAQVACLECSCHEGREKEVALQRELKKANSSALECHSTLAAAQDELATFSEELAQLYHHVCMCNNETPNRVMLDYYRQGRTPPRATSTGLKAQDDHRVLLTPRLARRLAAINAATSSTSTPSDSQSPTESPSKDPLNSEESPVRTVLSSSAVSASSSSSSSSPAPDSPAGSDTRREPINLHHLTAIIHDQIKHLQKAVDHSLQLSRQRAAVRELAPLFDKEKEACMEEILKLKSLLSTKREQIATLRLVLKANKQTAEMALANLKSRYETEKSMVTDTMMKLRNELKALKEDAATFSSLRAMFATRCDEYVTQLDEMQRQLAAAEDEKKTLNSLLRMAIQQKLALTQRLEDLEFDHEQSRRPRMGKTAKLRTTSPKIGFDYGDWSSQRVVYPYL, from the exons ATGGCTGCGGGTGGAGAGCGCGAGGAAACGCTGGAGCAGTACCGGGCCGAGGTGGAGCGGCTCACGCACGAGCTCGCCGAGGCTAACCGCGAGAAGATCCGTGCTGCTGAATGCGGACTTGTGGTGCTGGAGGAAAACCAGACCCTAAAGCAGCAGTACGCCGACCTCGAAGCCGAGCAGGACACTCTGAGACAGGAGCTGGAGCAGCTGCATGAG GCCTTTAGCCAGGCATACTCCACCCAGAGGAAGGTAGCAGAAGATGGTGAGAGCAACGAGGAAGCACTCCTACAGGAGTCGGCCACCAAGGAGGCGTATTACATAAGCCGTCTGCTGAATCAGCAGACTGAACTGAAGCACAGTCGCTCTCAGGCCTCCAACACGCAGGCAGAGAATGAAAGACTCAGCACCATCTTGCAGGAGCTTAGAGAG aACAATGAGATGATGGAGTTACAGAGGAGCAGGATGAGAGAAGAAGTGAGAGAGTATAAGTTTCGAGAGGCTCGACTGCTGCAGGATTACACCGAGCTTGAAGAGGAGAATATCACGCTGCAAAAATTGGTGTCCACACTCAAACAGAACCAG GTGGAGTATGAAGGCCTGAAACATGAGATCAAGGTCTTGGAGGAGGAGACAGTCTTGTTGAATAGCCAGTTAGAGGATGCATTGCGCCTGAAGGATATCTCAGAGAGTCAGCTGGAGGAGGCACTTAATGCTCTGAAGAGTGAACGTGAGCAAAAGAACAGCCTGCGTAAGGAGCTAGCCCAGCATCTCACCCTGTGTGACGGACCTTTCTCTTCAGCCAGTGCCCACCTGGTCGCCCTCAGCTCAGCGCCCCCGAGTGGCAGCGCCACCCCTACTGCTGCCAGTTCTCCGGGCAGCGAGGATGGTGGAAAATGCAATGGACTTCTGCTACAGGGTTCAGCTGGAAAAGCACTGGGCCGACTAAATGGGGACTTCAGGGGAGCAGGTCAGAGAAAACAGAGTGACTCCATGACCCCTGACCTCTTCAGTGAGCTTCATTTCACTGAGATTCAGAAACTTAAACAGCAACTGCAGCAG GTGGAGCAGGAAAAGACATCTGCACTGAATAACCTTCAGGAGTGTGAAACACAGTTACGACACACACAGTCTGCCCTGACTGAACAGTATGAGAGGGCGCAGCACCTCCGACAGCAAGTTTGTACGCTACACCAGCAGGGAAGCACCACGGAGACTGGTGATGAGGACAAGGCAGAGGTGGAGGTGAAGAGCCCTTCATGGGCATGTGATGACCTGGAGCACCTGGGTCTGGAGCTATTGCAATGTAAGTACAAATTAGCAGTGACAGAGGTGGTGAGCCTTAATGCCGAGCTGAAGGAGCTTCAGGAGAGGCATAAAGAGTGTGTGGAGCGGGCATCACGGGCAGAGGAACAAGCCCAGGTCCAGCTACAGACTCTCAAAGCACAGGTGGCTTGCCTGGAATGCAGCTGCCATGAGGGGAGGGAAAAGGAAGTAGCACTTCAGCGAGAGCTGAAGAAAGCTAATAGCTCTGCCTTGGAATGCCACAGCACCCTAGCTGCAGCCCAAGACGAGCTGGCCACCTTCAGTGAAGAACTGGCGCAGCTTTACCATCATGTCTGCATGTGCAACAATGAAACACCCAACCGTGTAATGCTGGATTATTACCGCCAGGGTCGGACCCCGCCACGTGCTACGTCCACAGGTCTTAAAGCACAGGATGACCACCGGGTCCTCTTGACACCGAGGCTGGCGCGCCGCCTGGCGGCTATCAATGCTGCCACATCTTCCACTTCAACGCCAAGTGACTCACAGAGCCCCACCGAGTCACCCTCCAAAGATCCCCTCAACTCAGAGGAGAGCCCAGTGCGCACAGTGCTGAGCTCATCCGCTGTCAGTGCCTCTTCGTCATCATCGTCCTCATCCCCAGCACCTGATTCGCCTGCGGGCTCAGACACCCGGCGGGAACCCATCAACCTCCACCACCTGACTGCCATTATCCACGATCAGATCAAGCATTTGCAGAAGGCTGTGGACCACTCACTGCAGCTGTCTCGCCAAAGAGCAGCCGTCCGTGAGCTTGCACCACTCTTCGACAAGGAAAAAGAGGCTTGTATGGAAGAAATTCTCAAACTTAAGTCCCTGCTGAGCACCAAGAGGGAGCAGATTGCCACTCTGCGCCTGGTGCTCAAAGCTAACAAACAG ACTGCAGAAATGGCTCTGGCGAACCTGAAAAGCAGGTATGAGACTGAGAAGAGCATGGTGACTGATACGATGATGAAGCTGCGTAATGAACTGAAGGCATTAAAAGAGGATGCTGCCACATTTTCCTCACTAAGAGCCATGTTTGCCACACG GTGCGATGAGTACGTAACTCAACTGGATGAGATGCAGAGGCAGCTTGCAGCAGCTGAGGATGAGAAGAAGACACTGAACTCCCTTCTCCGCATGGCCATTCAGCAAAAACTGGCACTAACGCAGCGTCTGGAGGACTTGGAGTTCGACCATGAGCAATCACGCCGCCCCCGCATGGGCAAGACGGCCAAATTGAGGACCACATCACCCAAA ATTGGATTCGATTATGGAGATTGGAGTAGTCAAAGAGTAGTCTACCCATACTTGTGA